The following coding sequences lie in one Prionailurus viverrinus isolate Anna chromosome X, UM_Priviv_1.0, whole genome shotgun sequence genomic window:
- the SH2D1A gene encoding SH2 domain-containing protein 1A — protein MDAVAVYHGKISRETGEKLLLATGLDGSYLLRDSESVPGVYCLCVLYQGYIYTYRVSQTETGSWSAETAPGVHKRFFRKIKNLISAFQKPDQGIVIPLQYPVEKKCSVRSVQGTAGRREDPDVFLKAP, from the exons ATGGACGCGGTGGCCGTGTACCATGGCAAAATCAGCCGGGAGACGGGGGAGAAGCTCCTGCTGGCCACGGGTCTGGACGGCAGCTATCTGCTGAGGGACAGCGAGAGCGTCCCGGGCGTGTACTGCCTGTGTGTGCT GTATCAAGGTTACATTTATACATACCGAGTGTCCCAGACAGAAACAGGTTCTTGGAGTGCTGAG ACGGCCCCCGGGGTCCATAAAAGATTTTTCcggaaaataaaaaatctcatttCAGCATTTCAGAAGCCAGATCAAGGTATTGTAATACCTCTGCAGTATCCAGTTGAGAAGAAGTGCTCTGTTAGAAGTGTACAAGGTACTGCAG ggaGAAGAGAAGATCCTGATGTCTTCCTGAAAGCACcatga